One Egicoccus halophilus genomic region harbors:
- a CDS encoding aminoacyl-tRNA deacylase, which produces MTTPPRTRAVEAAEELGIDHEVRVIERAGSLEEAADRLGVPVDRLCKTLVVRRAEGEHLLVVVPGSRQLDWPKLRAHLGVSRLSLPDADEARAATGYERGTITPLGTVRPLPVVVDAEAAAAERIAVGGGAHGVSLLLSPADLVAAVDAAVVDVTRAG; this is translated from the coding sequence GTGACCACGCCACCGCGCACCCGGGCCGTGGAGGCGGCCGAGGAACTCGGCATCGACCACGAGGTCCGGGTCATCGAACGGGCCGGCAGCCTCGAGGAGGCCGCCGACCGCCTCGGCGTGCCGGTCGACCGGCTGTGCAAGACGCTGGTCGTGCGGCGTGCCGAGGGCGAGCACCTGCTGGTGGTCGTGCCCGGCTCACGGCAGCTCGACTGGCCCAAGCTGCGGGCCCACCTCGGCGTCTCCCGGCTGTCGTTGCCCGACGCCGACGAGGCCCGCGCGGCGACCGGCTACGAGCGCGGGACGATCACCCCGCTGGGGACGGTGCGACCCCTGCCGGTGGTCGTCGACGCCGAGGCCGCCGCTGCCGAGCGCATCGCCGTCGGGGGTGGCGCGCACGGCGTGTCGCTGCTGCTGTCCCCCGCCGACCTGGTCGCGGCCGTCGATGCCGCCGTCGTCGACGTGACCCGGGCCGGCTGA
- a CDS encoding ion transporter: MNDDAASTLDPDPDDEFSPRERLAAVLERRLDVPMAVLAVVWAALVAYELVAPGEQRPVLATAGNVIWIVFVVEFVVKLAVSGHPGRFLRRRWPSLLFLVLPVLRVLRIARALRVVRVLPAARVVGSSYRAVGTARGLAAGRLQFLAVTTGIVALGGGQLLYVLERGRDGAVASLGDALYWSANLAIASNLVHTPVTLAGRLLSLVLTVYAIIVFASLAGTLGAFFVESRQERATLEEEGDDP, encoded by the coding sequence GTGAACGACGACGCCGCTTCCACCCTCGATCCGGACCCGGACGACGAGTTCTCGCCGCGGGAGCGGCTGGCCGCGGTGCTCGAGCGCCGCCTGGACGTGCCCATGGCCGTCCTCGCGGTCGTGTGGGCCGCACTGGTCGCCTACGAACTGGTGGCCCCCGGCGAGCAGCGTCCGGTACTGGCCACGGCCGGCAACGTGATCTGGATCGTGTTCGTGGTCGAGTTCGTGGTGAAGCTGGCCGTGTCGGGGCACCCCGGCCGGTTCCTGCGCCGTCGGTGGCCCTCGCTGTTGTTCCTGGTGCTGCCGGTCCTGCGGGTGCTGCGCATCGCCCGGGCGCTGCGGGTGGTGCGGGTGCTCCCGGCCGCCCGGGTGGTCGGTTCGTCCTACCGCGCCGTGGGGACGGCGCGCGGGCTGGCGGCCGGCCGGCTGCAGTTCCTCGCGGTCACGACCGGGATCGTGGCGCTGGGCGGTGGGCAGCTGCTGTACGTGCTCGAGCGCGGCCGCGACGGAGCCGTCGCCTCGCTCGGTGATGCGCTGTACTGGTCGGCCAACCTCGCGATCGCCTCGAACCTCGTGCACACGCCGGTGACGTTGGCCGGCCGGCTGCTGAGCCTGGTCCTGACCGTGTACGCGATCATCGTGTTCGCGTCCCTGGCGGGAACGTTGGGCGCGTTCTTCGTCGAGTCCCGCCAGGAGCGCGCCACCCTCGAGGAGGAAGGAGACGACCCGTGA
- a CDS encoding quinone oxidoreductase family protein — MRAVRFHENGGPEVLRVEDADEPRPGPGELVVEVLAAGVNFVDTYQRSGAYPLELPSGLGLEGAGVVRAVGEGVEHRREGDRVAWADQLGSYAQLTSVAADRTVLVPEGVEPDLAAALMLQGLTAHYLTSSTYKLGSDDTALVYAAAGGVGRLLVQLAKRRGARVLACTSTDDKEAEVRRLGADEVIRYRDVDLVAAVREHTDGQGVDVAYDSVGRDTFAASLDALHPRGMLVLYGASSGKVEPLDPQVLNAKGSLYLTRPSLHDYVATSDALEWRANALFELVSQEQLEVHVHARHALDEVAQAHRDLESGQTAGKLLLQP, encoded by the coding sequence GTGCGTGCCGTGCGATTCCACGAGAACGGTGGGCCCGAGGTACTGCGGGTCGAGGATGCCGACGAGCCGCGTCCGGGCCCCGGCGAGCTCGTCGTCGAGGTGCTCGCGGCGGGCGTCAACTTCGTCGACACCTACCAGCGCAGCGGTGCCTACCCGCTCGAGCTCCCCAGCGGCCTGGGGCTCGAGGGCGCCGGCGTCGTTCGCGCCGTCGGCGAGGGCGTCGAGCATCGACGTGAGGGCGACCGGGTGGCCTGGGCCGACCAGCTCGGCTCGTACGCGCAGCTGACGAGTGTCGCCGCCGATCGCACCGTGCTGGTCCCCGAGGGGGTCGAGCCGGATCTGGCCGCCGCGCTGATGCTGCAGGGCCTCACCGCCCACTACCTGACCAGTTCCACCTACAAGCTGGGCAGCGACGACACGGCGCTGGTGTACGCCGCGGCCGGTGGGGTCGGTCGCCTGTTGGTGCAGCTGGCCAAGCGGCGCGGCGCACGCGTACTGGCCTGCACGTCCACCGACGACAAGGAGGCGGAGGTCCGCCGGCTGGGTGCCGACGAGGTGATCCGGTATCGCGACGTCGACCTGGTCGCCGCGGTGCGGGAGCACACCGACGGTCAGGGCGTCGACGTGGCCTACGACTCGGTGGGGCGCGACACGTTCGCCGCCTCGCTCGACGCCCTGCACCCGCGCGGCATGCTCGTCCTCTACGGCGCGTCGTCGGGCAAGGTCGAACCGCTCGACCCGCAGGTGCTCAACGCCAAGGGGTCGCTGTACCTCACGCGTCCGTCGCTGCACGACTACGTCGCGACGTCGGACGCGCTCGAGTGGCGGGCCAACGCCCTGTTCGAGCTGGTCTCGCAGGAGCAACTCGAGGTGCACGTGCACGCACGCCACGCCCTCGACGAGGTGGCGCAGGCCCATCGGGACCTCGAGTCCGGGCAGACCGCCGGCAAGCTGCTGCTGCAGCCGTGA